A segment of the Mercurialis annua linkage group LG4, ddMerAnnu1.2, whole genome shotgun sequence genome:
TTTTGCTTTGTCTTCATGGCATGTCTGGCTGTctgcaaaaaatgaaaagattcACTCACTAAGTGAATGAGTGAATCTTTTGTGGTGGAAGCCCTTCACTGTTGGATTCGTGGCCTCAAATCTGAGACTCAGTGACTTGAATCACTTGATCTAATACCTAATTTGCTTACCTATTGCTTGGATTGCATCTGCTGCTGGGTATGTGCATTCCTTCTAATGTATTTAATTAGTAGTTATAATTGTATGGTGGATTGGTTTAATGGTTTGTATTCTATGATTTTCTGTGTGTTTGTTGGTTTGTACTTTGTATGATCTTAGCCTGTCATGTTTAAAACATACAAAATGAAAGTGGTTTGGAAGCTATTAAGTGATGCCTCATGCCTCTGTATTGGTTCAATGTTATATTTTGGTCAATTGTTGTCTTCTGTGCCTAAATAAAAGTGATTTTTCAAgaatgaaatgtttaaaacttaaaatgaaAAAGTGGTTTGCTATTTATCTAAATGAATAAGTGGTTGCTTGATGCCTCTGTATTGATTGAATGTGGTTCTTTGCTCACACAGATGTCAAACCTTGACCAACAGCAAGTTGCTCTTGTTGATGTTGAGGGGGTTGATGGCTCATCTCCTGAGTTACCCCCTTCAACTCAGCAGGAGCAACCTGTTGCTGCTGCTGAGGGCTCATCTGAGCCTTCTCAGCAGCAACAAGAAGATGCTAATCCTGCTGCTACTGGAGGTAAACCAGTTGATAAAAAACGTAAGCAAATTCCTGTTAGATCTAAAGTTTGGGAGCATTTTGAGCGCATAGTTGATGAATATGGCAAATTACTTATGGCTAAATGCTTGTATTGtgcaaaaatatataattctgACACTAAAGTGAATGGGACTTCCACACTTAGAGCCCACATTCTTGCATGTCTTAAGAACCCTCATAGTAAAGATACCAGACAGACCTTGTTAACTCTACAACCTGTTTCTGCTAGTCATGATGAAACTGAGGGGAAGGGAAATTTGGGGGTTTGGAAATTTAATCAAGATGACATTAGGAAAGCATTGTCTTATATGCTCATTGTAGATGAGTTGCCTTTTAAGCATGTAGAAGGTATGGGGTTTAAGAGATTTATGAGTGTTGCATGCCCAAGGTTTCACATTCCTTCTAGATGGACTGTTAATAGGGACTGCTACCAAATGTTTCTTGATGAAAGGTTgaagttgaaaaatattttgaaaaatgggaGTCAAAGAGTTAGTATCACAACAGACACATGGACTAGTATTCAACGTGTTAATTATATGTGTGTTACCTGCCATTGGATAGATAATGATTGGATTCTTCATAAAAGAATCATTAATCTTGTACCTGTTTGTGGGCATAAAGGGGACTACATAAGTAAAACACTTGAAAATTGCTTGCTTGGTTGGGGTCTTAAGAATGTTTTCACAGTAACTATGGATAATGCTGGTAATAATAACACTGCTATTGCtgcatttaagaaaaaaatgatttcttGGGGCactgatgtttgtaaatgtgaATATTTGCATATGAGGTGTATAGCACATGTGATCAATTTGGTTGTGTCTGATGGTCTGAAAGAAATGCATGATTCTGTTAAAAAAGTTAGAGATTGTATACGTTACATTAGGAACAGTCCATCTAGacttaagaaatttaaagacCTTGCTGCTGCTGATGATAAAATTGGCACCAAAAAGTCCTTGTGTCTTGATGTTGCAACTAGGTGGAACTCCACTTATCTTATGCTTGACACTGCTTGCTTGTTTCAATCTGTTTTTGAGAGTTATGAAGAATCTGATGAGAGTTTTAGGTCTGATATGGCTGAATGCATTCCTACTTTTGTTGATTGGGAAAATGTGAAGAAGTTTGCTACTTGCTTGTCATATTTCTATGTCACAACTTTGAGAATATCTGGGTCTTTGTATGTCACATCTAACATGCATTTTCAAGAGATTGTTGACCTTTCTATCATGTTAGATGAAATGCTTAATAGTGAGGACCATCAGATTATTCTAATGAGCAGAAAAATGAGGGAGAAATTTAACAAATATTGGGGTGATCCCCAGAAGATGAataatctgattttttttgCACATGTTTTTGATCCTACCAGTAAAATGAAACATTTGTTGTTTGCTTTGAAAGCTCTATTTGGTCCTGAGCAAGGTCTTAAGTTATTTGACACTGTGAATGATAAGCTGACAATCCTGTTTGCTGAGTATGAAAAGGCTTATGTACATGGTGGTTCATCTGCTTATGTTAGTCTTAGTCAGTCTTCAGAGGCTGTTTCTGCTCAAACACCAATCCTGCCACCACCTGCAAAAAGACATATGTCCCTGATGAAAGCCAAATTTGATGAGCAGAACAAGGGTAGTGATTCTGGTAGTAGGAAATCTGAGCTGGAATTGTACCTGAGTGAGGCTACGGTTGAGAATGATGATGATTTCAATATTTTGAAGTGGTGGAAGCTAAACTCAGGGAGATTTCCAATCCTTTCGAGGATGGCTCGAGATATTCTTGCTGTCCCTATCTCTACTGTTGCATCTGAATCAGCATTTAGTACTTCTGGAAGAGTACTAGACTGCTTTAGGAGTTCTTTAACTCCAAGATTGGTGGAAGCATTGGTGTGCACTCAGGATTGGCTTAGAGCAGAAGCTTGCCCTTTGGTGATTGAAGAGTGCCTCGAAGAATTGGAACCCTTTGAGCAAGGTTATGTCCTTAAactaacttttatttattatttgatttgaaatttcttttatatttagaaCTATCTAATAGTTTATGTTCTTGTGTTGTTGGTTCCTAATGCAGGGTTGCCCAACTAAGAAGTTGGTTGATGGCTCATTTTTGCTTTTGTGGCAACTTGGTGTGGAAGCCAATTTTGTTGTTGTTGCCTAATGCTGCCTGTTGCCTAAAGCCTGATGCTGCTTGTTGCCTTGGTTGTCCCTGTCCCTATACAGAAAAGTGGTGGAAGCACTTAACAAGGTTTTGAAAATTGCTTTACTGTTTTGCTTTACTGACTATTTTAAACTTGTCCATTTGAAAGAGTTTCTCTCAAATTGCTTCATAAGCTTTCTGTTTGGGTTATAACTTATAACCTATGAATCTTCTATTACTTTTAAATTGCTTCAAAGCTTTCTGATTTGGTTATAACTTATAACCTATGAATCTTCTCTTACTTTCAAATTGTTCAAAGCTTTCTGTTTTGGTTATAAGTTATAACCTatgattcttttattgctttcAGATTGCTtcttaaactttctattttggTTATAACTTATAACCTATGAATCTTTTATTGCTTTGAAATTGCTTTACTGTTTGGTTTTGGGCTATGATGAAGCTTCCACCACTTCAAAAATCTGATAGTATATAAGGCCTTGACATATTTGCATGATGAGGCTTTAATTTAGCCACCATGTGGATTACATCGCCTTATAAAGATGTGAAAACCTTATTCTGAGCCcctgtttttaaaaaaacatttcatttttctcTGATTTTAAAGTGTAAATACTTCTTTTTCAGTATAAAATATACTCTTTTCAAGTTtttcaattagttttaattGCCTCAATTCAGGAAATGTTCTTCTTCTGAATTCTGTGATTCTTCATTCCTGAGCTCCTGTTCTGCTTGGGTGCTGGAAATGGCTATTTTTGAATGCTATAGGCCGGCAGTGTGCATAATATACTGCATAGTTCagttatattttttgataactttcacatataatttaatttttggatgAATGTAATCTATATAGTTCATTAGTTTTTGCTACTTAAGTTATTTTTGGATGAATGTAATATTTAGctgttcattattatttttgctACTTCAGTAGTTAATTGGATGAATGTAATATTTAGCTGCTTAGTTTTTACCTTTTGCTAATTCAGTTAAGAGTAGACTTATGAATTTGTGAATTGTGatgttatttttcattattcaaTTTTGAACTATTGTTAATTATGTTTCATTATTCAatgtaaatgaatttttttgaaatgaatGAATAATTCCTTGTATTTTTTAAGGCTTTATTGAATGTGGCCCAAAAAATAAATGGGCTTTTTAAATGGCCCAAACCGTTTTAAATAACCGataccgaaccgaaccgaccgacattttcggttaaaaaaaatttcggTGTCTGGTGAAAAAACAAACGGTCCGGTGTCTAAATTAACTAACTTCGGTATGACCGGTTTTGAAGATTCTGGAACCGAACcggaccgaaccgaccgatgctcacccctactcCTCACCAATTCATTATCATTTTTCAATTcctttatttttgttctttactttatggatttttttatagaaatattGATGGAGCAGTTCAAATAATTCTGTATACTAGTAATATTTTCTAGCATTATTCACATTCATAAGAATTACtcctgtaattttttttgacagttTTTGAGTTGGATATCTTAATGTTACatactgttttttttaaataaaatttctaatataattctgaaatttattttaattaataaattaaaactggctacaataacatatttattaaaactgtaaatattacttgttaatatccataaaaataaataaagatatttttacgaaaaatttaaaaaataatatctaaaatttaactaaaaatataaattgtttattttggCATAACtatttcttaaaataaaaatatatttttatatatatgagatAGAGCTAGAGGgagtaaataattaaaaatagaatgaaaaatagataaaaaaataatatgaacaGTAgactaaaattaaatgaaaaataaacacAATTTACATTAATTACTCATAATAATCCATGTGATATTATAAGAAAAtaggattttaaaaataaaaattattcaattagtagaatattatcaaaatgattgtttccaatatttaaaaataaacctactgctttttttttaaaatagtaaatcACTTGGACAAAcacaaaaactgaaaaaataaatttaaattggttataattaatttttttagtttttatttagttttatttatttatttataaattaatatatatatatatatatatatatatatatatatatatagtatattaatgaaatttttttattggtgtactccctccgtcctaaaACGATTGAccattttttctttcaaatactTGCCCATTTCTAATAACtcataagtttttaatttttttttatccttatttAAAATCTATCATTTGCCattattctaaataaataaattagccGTATTATTTAACAAggatataataaaaaatgaaattaatttattaaaattgtgtGTAAAGAATAAAGTGGACAATTGTTTAAgactaatattttaaattgaaatatggAGCAATCAATTTATTTGAGCATAACTATGCaatttataaagataaaaaagagtgttaatttttaaattatttaccaTAGATGACTTAAAATTTGTGatgccaaaaataaaaattgtcaaTTGATTTGGAGCAAAGGTAGTATGAATTCgcaataaatttatattagataaaatacttataatttgatgatttaattttaatatttataaaaattattaaaatgtcaATGATTTAGTTTATGACACATTTTAATTAGAAACAGAATTAAATATGTCTTTCATGTTTGGTATATGAATCAAGTTGGCTCTCCATGTTTAGAAAGTGTTGCGACaatttaatattctaaaaaCAATTCAAAGAAGCCATGTTTTCTAACACGATTTTTACTTATGTGGAATTTAACGTTGCTCATTGAATTTGAGGTGATTTAAATATGTGCTTTATGGAGTATTTATCACGCGATTTAAAAAtgtctttttatataaaaaatttaaatatattctcTATATTTGTCATATGGTCTAGCTATgctttttatatatgaaaaagtttaaatatgtcattcatgtataaaaaatttcaaatactgTTCATGTATAAACAGATTTTAATACATCCTTTAAATATGAAAGGttaaaatatgtttttcatGTATGAAAAATTGGACTCATAAAAAATACTCTACATGAGCCAATAAATTTATGTTTACATgctgaaaaaatatatataatgtcTTTTAAGATCTAAACATTtacttataattatatatattattaaactgatttaaatatttaaagggTTATCAGACAAACTAAATTAAAGATTTTTCGAACTTAGTTTGTGTTCATCAGCAATTCTCTTCTCCTTGGTACCTAACTTTacatattaaaatcaaaaatagaccTTATCTATGAATACAATGTTAGCAGAATACTTAccgaaaattaatatttttttatctaatcatgaggtgtcctgaacggATTCCCACTATAAAAGACTTTTGAGATAAAAGAGCGCGTTATCAATTCATCTATGCCTTGGgattgataattaatacaatatttattattattattatccacTGTTTTAACAAGGCGAAACTACTGCATATGGAAAGTCGGAGTCGACCCCCATTCAAAACCAATTTATTCAATCaaaactgtaacattacaaaaaaaagtaCTGCGTTTTAGTGACCAGAAAATCCGTCTCTGATAAGTTGTCTCTTATTATTGGGGACCAATTTTCAAATCCATTTTTATCTGGTATTGATTCTATCTATCGCTAGAACCATAGATCCATCTAATATAACGGAAGAAAGAAGTTTGACGTTAGAGACGGACAAGTCCTTCGCCAATCTGTTTAAATTAGGACAAAATAGAGACAAAATACTGTGTGACTAATCCTATTGCTGATTAAGGACAGATATTTGTGTCGCTAATTACAATAAATGTACTTTTTtaggtttaatcaccaaaaaaacccttACTTTTTAGCCACTTTTCAAATGCACCATGACGTTACAATTTTGTCAGATTCATcataattcgcacctttggttttcaattccaccctcaaatactaaattgatcttttctccatttggaaaaatttataataagccatccatttttaaatttttgtatggaataaagttcaaacgagtactttataagggtttttatgaattttttccgagtgaaaaagagtccaatttgattttgagggtggaattaaaaaccaaaggtgcgaattagggtgcagctgataaaattgcaacgtcaagtgcatttgaaaaggggctaaaaggtgagggtttttttagtgattaagcctattttttAAGTAACTGATTATAGATATTATCCGTTGCAAACTATACATATCCATTGCTAATATTAA
Coding sequences within it:
- the LOC126676834 gene encoding zinc finger BED domain-containing protein RICESLEEPER 2-like, producing the protein MNKWLLDASVLIECGSLLTQMSNLDQQQVALVDVEGVDGSSPELPPSTQQEQPVAAAEGSSEPSQQQQEDANPAATGGKPVDKKRKQIPVRSKVWEHFERIVDEYGKLLMAKCLYCAKIYNSDTKVNGTSTLRAHILACLKNPHSKDTRQTLLTLQPVSASHDETEGKGNLGVWKFNQDDIRKALSYMLIVDELPFKHVEGMGFKRFMSVACPRFHIPSRWTVNRDCYQMFLDERLKLKNILKNGSQRVSITTDTWTSIQRVNYMCVTCHWIDNDWILHKRIINLVPVCGHKGDYISKTLENCLLGWGLKNVFTVTMDNAGNNNTAIAAFKKKMISWGTDVCKCEYLHMRCIAHVINLVVSDGLKEMHDSVKKVRDCIRYIRNSPSRLKKFKDLAAADDKIGTKKSLCLDVATRWNSTYLMLDTACLFQSVFESYEESDESFRSDMAECIPTFVDWENVKKFATCLSYFYVTTLRISGSLYVTSNMHFQEIVDLSIMLDEMLNSEDHQIILMSRKMREKFNKYWGDPQKMNNLIFFAHVFDPTSKMKHLLFALKALFGPEQGLKLFDTVNDKLTILFAEYEKAYVHGGSSAYVSLSQSSEAVSAQTPILPPPAKRHMSLMKAKFDEQNKGSDSGSRKSELELYLSEATVENDDDFNILKWWKLNSGRFPILSRMARDILAVPISTVASESAFSTSGRVLDCFRSSLTPRLVEALVCTQDWLRAEACPLVIEECLEELEPFEQGLPN